From the genome of Brevibacterium sp. JSBI002, one region includes:
- a CDS encoding nicotinate phosphoribosyltransferase, producing the protein MSDLTRTDSTAFFTDQYELTMVQAALESGAAHRKSLFEVFGRSLPAGRRYGVVAGTGRILEMVRDFRFDDAELSFLSRENIVDKRTIDWLADYRFSGNIRGYAEGEIYFPGSPLLTIESTFAEGVILETLILSAMNYDCAVASAASRMAQAAGDRPCAEMGGRRTNEHAAVAAARAAVIGGFASTSNLAAGLQYGLRTIGTSAHSFTLLHDSEREAFAAQLKSLGTDTTLLLDTYDVEEALTTAIELAGPNLGGVRIDSGDLIEQAGEVRESLDRLGARDTTITVTSDLDEYAIAALAASPVDSYGVGTRVVTGSGAPAAGLVYKLVARADEAGEWTSVAKNSSGKPSRGGHKEALRLIDGPIAVEEAVGIPSLPDDLGEGRRLSVDLVVDGEVDESFIGAAGVKKACARHDESLAELPRSARRLQDGEPAIPTVFYSA; encoded by the coding sequence ATGAGTGATCTCACACGGACCGATTCGACGGCTTTCTTCACGGATCAGTACGAATTGACGATGGTGCAGGCGGCCCTGGAATCCGGTGCCGCTCACCGGAAGAGCCTCTTCGAGGTATTCGGCCGCAGCCTTCCCGCAGGTCGCCGCTACGGTGTCGTCGCCGGCACCGGTCGGATCCTCGAGATGGTCCGCGACTTCCGCTTCGACGATGCCGAGCTCTCGTTCCTCAGCAGGGAGAACATCGTCGACAAGCGCACCATCGACTGGTTGGCCGACTATCGGTTCTCCGGCAATATCCGCGGCTATGCCGAGGGAGAGATCTACTTCCCCGGCTCACCGCTGCTGACGATCGAATCGACGTTCGCCGAGGGCGTCATCTTGGAGACGCTCATCCTGTCGGCGATGAACTATGACTGTGCGGTCGCCTCGGCGGCGTCCCGAATGGCTCAGGCGGCCGGCGATCGCCCCTGCGCAGAGATGGGCGGGCGACGCACGAACGAGCATGCGGCCGTGGCTGCGGCTCGGGCCGCGGTCATCGGCGGCTTCGCCTCGACGTCGAACCTGGCGGCCGGCCTGCAGTACGGTCTGCGCACGATCGGCACCTCGGCTCACTCATTCACTCTCCTCCACGATTCCGAGCGAGAGGCCTTCGCCGCTCAGCTGAAGTCGCTGGGCACCGATACGACTCTGCTCCTGGACACCTACGACGTCGAGGAGGCGCTGACCACGGCGATCGAACTGGCCGGGCCGAACCTCGGCGGAGTGCGGATCGATTCCGGTGATCTCATCGAACAGGCCGGTGAGGTGCGCGAGAGCCTTGACCGCCTCGGCGCCCGCGACACGACGATCACCGTCACGAGCGATCTCGACGAGTACGCGATCGCCGCGCTGGCCGCCTCCCCCGTCGACTCCTACGGTGTCGGCACGCGGGTGGTCACCGGTTCGGGTGCCCCGGCCGCCGGGTTGGTGTACAAGCTCGTGGCTCGTGCCGATGAGGCCGGCGAGTGGACCTCGGTGGCCAAGAACTCCTCAGGCAAGCCCTCACGCGGCGGACACAAGGAGGCGCTGCGCCTCATCGACGGTCCGATCGCCGTGGAGGAAGCCGTCGGCATTCCGAGCCTGCCCGATGATCTCGGCGAAGGACGTCGGCTCAGCGTCGATCTCGTCGTCGACGGTGAGGTCGATGAGTCGTTCATCGGTGCGGCAGGAGTCAAGAAGGCCTGCGCCCGACATGACGAGTCCTTGGCGGAGCTGCCGCGTTCGGCCAGGCGCCTGCAGGACGGCGAGCCCGCAATTCCCACCGTGTTCTACTCCGCCTGA
- the clpS gene encoding ATP-dependent Clp protease adapter ClpS yields the protein MSNPTTPVLEPEVDVRPSENLAKPWRTVVFNDPVNLMSYVSFVFQTYFGYSEEKAHSLMLEVHENGRSVVATGGREAMERDTQAMHEYGLWAACQPDSGSD from the coding sequence GTGAGCAACCCAACGACACCAGTCCTGGAGCCGGAGGTCGACGTCCGACCCTCCGAGAACCTGGCCAAGCCTTGGCGGACCGTGGTCTTCAACGACCCGGTCAACCTCATGAGCTATGTCAGTTTCGTGTTCCAGACCTACTTCGGCTACTCCGAGGAGAAAGCCCACTCACTTATGCTCGAAGTCCATGAGAACGGGCGCTCCGTCGTTGCCACCGGAGGCCGCGAAGCCATGGAACGAGACACCCAAGCGATGCACGAATACGGCCTGTGGGCCGCGTGCCAACCCGATTCAGGATCCGACTGA
- a CDS encoding DUF2017 domain-containing protein — protein sequence MAAIDARGDDVVLTLQDNERSLMLTVFTDLAALLAEDNDGDDDRPDSENWEARLGLVDRPRPEDPALLRLLPDVDPEDDERSAEFRRLTEFDLKQAKAHNVRIVLLGLSKGNDISLTRDEVLAWMKGLNDLRLVLAVRLGIDTEEAQEEKYAHREDLSESEDLTLTLYDFLTWIQDRLTTTLLDQTQGDDEI from the coding sequence ATGGCCGCTATCGACGCACGAGGGGACGACGTCGTCCTCACCCTGCAAGACAACGAACGCTCGCTCATGCTCACCGTGTTCACCGATCTCGCGGCTCTGCTGGCCGAAGACAACGACGGCGATGACGACCGACCGGACTCGGAGAACTGGGAAGCCCGGCTCGGACTCGTCGACCGTCCCCGTCCGGAGGACCCGGCGCTGCTGCGGCTGCTGCCCGACGTCGATCCCGAGGACGACGAGCGATCAGCAGAGTTCCGCCGCCTCACCGAGTTCGACCTCAAACAGGCCAAAGCGCACAATGTGCGCATCGTGCTGCTGGGACTGAGCAAGGGCAATGACATCTCCCTGACACGGGACGAGGTGCTCGCCTGGATGAAGGGCCTCAACGATCTGCGACTCGTCCTCGCCGTCCGCCTCGGGATCGACACCGAGGAGGCGCAGGAGGAGAAGTACGCCCACCGTGAGGACCTCTCCGAATCCGAAGACCTCACCCTGACCCTGTACGACTTCCTGACGTGGATTCAGGACCGACTGACAACGACCTTGCTCGACCAGACGCAAGGGGATGACGAGATATGA
- a CDS encoding MBL fold metallo-hydrolase — translation MRLTAIGTAGSFPGRGALASCYLIETDEDTPTRIILDLGSGALSPLQETIDTDRLSGIVLSHLHPDHCMDMTGLYVKHCFDPKFFNGDISDTGTIRTRTPVFAPAGAKERLARAYYTDPGKSPVANGGDDSDFDHAFEFTDIDHGSRHQIGSLTIESFLVDHPVEAYALRITDAAGRVITYSGDSDECDNLVAAAKDADLFLCEAAFQEDRDTARGIHLTGKRAGRVAQNAAASALVLTHIPVWTDCSIVRGEAAGEYRGPIELAKPGATWTV, via the coding sequence ATGAGACTCACCGCAATCGGCACCGCAGGCTCCTTCCCAGGACGCGGCGCCCTCGCCAGCTGCTACCTCATCGAAACCGATGAGGACACACCCACTCGCATCATCCTCGACCTCGGGTCCGGTGCGCTCAGCCCCCTGCAGGAGACGATCGACACCGATCGTCTCTCCGGAATCGTGCTCAGCCACCTCCACCCGGATCACTGCATGGACATGACCGGCCTCTACGTCAAACACTGCTTCGACCCGAAGTTCTTCAACGGCGACATCTCCGACACCGGAACGATCCGCACGCGCACCCCGGTGTTCGCGCCGGCCGGCGCGAAGGAACGCCTCGCCCGGGCCTACTACACGGATCCCGGAAAGTCCCCGGTCGCCAACGGGGGAGACGACTCGGACTTCGACCACGCCTTCGAATTCACCGACATCGACCACGGCAGTCGTCACCAGATCGGCTCCCTGACCATCGAATCATTCCTCGTCGACCACCCCGTCGAGGCCTATGCTCTGCGGATCACGGATGCGGCCGGCAGGGTCATCACGTATTCGGGCGACAGCGATGAGTGCGACAACCTCGTCGCAGCGGCGAAGGACGCCGACCTCTTCCTCTGCGAAGCCGCTTTCCAGGAAGACCGCGACACTGCGCGCGGCATCCACCTCACCGGCAAGCGCGCCGGACGAGTGGCGCAGAACGCCGCGGCGTCCGCGCTCGTGCTCACCCACATCCCGGTCTGGACAGACTGCTCCATCGTCCGCGGTGAGGCGGCCGGGGAGTACCGTGGACCCATCGAGCTGGCGAAGCCCGGAGCCACCTGGACCGTGTGA
- the rph gene encoding ribonuclease PH has product MRADGRAADELREVRITPDWINTAEGSALVEFGNTRVLCAASLTEGVPRWLKGQGRGWVTAEYAMLPRATDSRSTRESVKGKQGGRTHEISRLIGRSLRAVIDMDKLGENTLVLDCDVLQADGGTRTASITGAYVALAKAIDKGRSTGLIPAAHQPLIDSVAAVSVGIIDGQPLLDLPYVEDSRAETDMNVVMTGSGKFIEVQGTAEGAPFDRDELGKLLDLAGHGCTELTRIQSEVLAG; this is encoded by the coding sequence GTGCGAGCAGACGGCCGTGCAGCAGACGAACTCCGTGAAGTCCGGATCACTCCCGACTGGATCAACACTGCCGAAGGATCCGCGCTCGTGGAATTCGGCAACACCCGCGTCCTCTGCGCGGCCTCGCTGACCGAAGGAGTCCCGCGCTGGCTCAAGGGCCAGGGCCGCGGCTGGGTCACCGCCGAATACGCCATGCTCCCGCGCGCCACCGACTCCCGCAGCACCCGCGAGTCGGTCAAGGGCAAACAGGGCGGACGCACTCACGAGATCTCCCGACTCATCGGCCGCAGCCTGCGCGCCGTCATCGACATGGACAAGCTCGGAGAGAACACCCTCGTCCTCGACTGCGACGTCCTCCAGGCCGACGGCGGCACCCGCACCGCCTCGATCACCGGTGCCTACGTTGCGCTGGCGAAGGCCATCGACAAGGGACGCTCGACCGGGCTGATCCCCGCCGCCCACCAGCCGCTCATCGACTCAGTGGCGGCCGTCAGCGTCGGCATCATCGACGGTCAGCCCCTCCTCGACCTGCCGTACGTCGAGGACTCCCGCGCCGAGACGGACATGAACGTCGTCATGACCGGATCCGGAAAGTTCATCGAAGTCCAGGGCACCGCCGAGGGCGCACCGTTCGATCGTGACGAACTCGGCAAGCTGCTCGACCTCGCCGGCCACGGGTGCACCGAACTCACCCGCATCCAGTCCGAAGTGCTCGCCGGATGA
- the rdgB gene encoding RdgB/HAM1 family non-canonical purine NTP pyrophosphatase, producing MTTFVLATHNEGKKRELLTILGPVLGADTQVLTAAEAGLGDVAETGVTFTENALIKARAAAAATGHTAIADDSGISVDVLGGAPGIFSARWSGRHGDDRANLELLLAQLGDIAAEHRGAQFRCAAAAVTADGREFTAEGVMPGRLATEPKGENGFGYDPIFVPEGSELSAAEMSPEEKNSRSHRRFAFDALAAILADESNL from the coding sequence ATGACGACCTTCGTCCTCGCCACTCACAACGAGGGCAAGAAGCGAGAGCTGCTGACCATTCTCGGACCCGTCCTCGGCGCCGACACCCAGGTGCTCACCGCCGCCGAGGCGGGACTCGGCGATGTCGCCGAAACCGGAGTCACGTTCACCGAGAACGCGCTCATCAAGGCGCGTGCCGCGGCCGCTGCGACAGGGCACACCGCCATCGCCGACGACTCGGGAATCAGCGTCGACGTGCTCGGCGGTGCACCGGGCATCTTCTCCGCTCGCTGGTCAGGCCGGCACGGAGACGATCGTGCGAACCTCGAACTCCTGCTCGCTCAGCTGGGCGACATCGCAGCCGAACACCGCGGAGCGCAGTTCCGCTGCGCGGCGGCCGCTGTGACAGCCGACGGACGTGAGTTCACCGCCGAAGGAGTCATGCCCGGGCGCCTGGCCACCGAGCCCAAGGGCGAGAACGGCTTCGGCTATGACCCGATCTTCGTCCCCGAGGGTTCCGAACTCAGTGCCGCCGAGATGTCGCCTGAGGAGAAGAACTCACGCTCCCACCGCCGGTTCGCCTTCGATGCACTGGCCGCGATTCTCGCCGACGAATCGAACCTCTGA
- a CDS encoding ABC transporter substrate-binding protein has protein sequence MKTPRIMTWVAAAAATSLLITGCSAGASDTGGDAQQKDSMTIAFTAEPVNLDFTSTSGVAIPEALMENVYESLVRLDGEGEIQPALAKDWTLSDDRKTYTFELQDGVKFSNGADFTSEDVKYSYERVQKDWKNALKSKMDIVESIETPDDSTVTIELKKPSNTWLFNLTSLVGAVFDTEGTDDLANEAIGTGPFAIEKFTRGQSIDFAARDDYWGEKPSLNSVQFKYFKDAVSASNALKSGEIDLVSNLQAPELAGEFQSDDYQIVSGTTNGEVVLSMNNAEGIFKDKKAREAVMHAIDRKAVLDTAWAGYGELIGSMVPPTDPYYEDLTGVWKYDPKKAKQLIDEAGIKGEEFAFTVPNLPYAKAISEIVSAQLEEVGLKAKISTQEFPAVWLDKTFTEHDYDMSVINHAEPRDILTVFSTDYYIGYDDSTIKELADKADTGTEDEYISGMKKIARTITEDAASDFLFLFPNLVIAKSEIEGIPANRVSDAFKIADLSWS, from the coding sequence ATGAAGACTCCGCGCATCATGACGTGGGTGGCGGCAGCAGCCGCCACGAGCCTGCTGATCACAGGCTGTTCGGCCGGAGCCTCCGACACCGGAGGCGATGCGCAGCAGAAGGACTCGATGACGATCGCCTTCACCGCCGAACCGGTCAACCTCGACTTCACCTCCACCTCGGGAGTCGCCATTCCCGAAGCGCTGATGGAGAACGTCTACGAATCGCTCGTCCGGCTGGACGGCGAGGGGGAGATCCAGCCCGCACTGGCCAAGGACTGGACACTGTCCGATGACCGCAAGACCTACACCTTCGAACTCCAGGACGGTGTGAAGTTCTCCAACGGCGCGGACTTCACCAGCGAAGACGTCAAGTACTCCTATGAACGAGTGCAGAAGGACTGGAAGAACGCGCTGAAGTCGAAGATGGACATCGTCGAGTCCATCGAGACCCCGGACGACTCCACCGTCACCATCGAACTGAAGAAACCGTCGAACACCTGGCTGTTCAACCTCACCAGCCTCGTCGGAGCCGTCTTCGACACCGAAGGCACCGACGACCTGGCGAACGAAGCCATCGGCACCGGACCCTTCGCGATCGAGAAGTTCACCCGCGGACAGTCCATCGACTTCGCCGCCCGCGACGACTACTGGGGCGAGAAACCATCCCTGAACTCGGTCCAGTTCAAATACTTCAAAGACGCGGTTTCGGCCTCGAACGCCCTGAAGTCCGGAGAGATCGACCTCGTCTCCAACCTCCAGGCCCCCGAACTGGCCGGAGAGTTCCAGAGCGATGACTACCAGATCGTCTCCGGCACCACGAACGGCGAAGTCGTGCTGTCGATGAACAACGCCGAGGGCATCTTCAAAGACAAGAAAGCCCGCGAAGCCGTGATGCACGCGATCGACCGTAAGGCCGTCCTCGACACAGCATGGGCGGGCTACGGCGAGCTCATCGGCTCGATGGTGCCCCCGACCGACCCGTACTACGAAGACCTCACCGGGGTGTGGAAGTACGATCCGAAGAAGGCCAAGCAGCTCATCGACGAAGCCGGGATCAAGGGCGAGGAATTCGCCTTCACCGTGCCGAACCTGCCGTACGCGAAGGCGATCTCCGAAATCGTCTCCGCGCAGCTCGAAGAGGTCGGACTGAAGGCGAAGATCTCAACTCAGGAGTTCCCAGCCGTGTGGTTGGACAAGACCTTCACCGAACACGATTACGACATGTCGGTGATCAACCATGCCGAACCGCGCGACATCCTCACCGTGTTCTCGACGGACTACTACATCGGCTACGACGATTCGACGATCAAGGAGCTGGCGGACAAAGCCGATACCGGAACCGAAGACGAGTACATCTCGGGGATGAAGAAGATCGCACGGACGATCACCGAGGATGCCGCCTCGGACTTCCTGTTCCTGTTCCCGAATCTCGTCATCGCCAAGTCCGAAATCGAGGGGATACCCGCCAACCGCGTCTCCGACGCATTCAAGATCGCCGACCTCAGCTGGTCCTGA
- a CDS encoding ABC transporter permease → MLTYAINRAIQFALSLLVASVVIFALMSLLPGNAAQVALGTNATPEAVASLEAQYGLDRPPVIRYFDWMGGMLTGDFGTSYVTGAEITPVIVDSVQVTAILVIAAIAVSILIAVPLGTFAALEQRNWIGVTISAISQVGIAIPNFLAAIILVIIFSLTLGWFPSQGWMAPIEGLGGFLLRLVLPVVSLALVQAAILTRYVRSAVLDVMREDYIRTARAKGLTKTKALFAHGLRNAAIPVITVAGVQLATLLVGAVIIEQIFVLPGIGSELVRAVANRDLVAVQGIVMVLVLLVLIINLIVDILVPVVDPRIRNAA, encoded by the coding sequence ATGCTCACCTACGCGATCAACCGCGCGATCCAGTTCGCGCTGTCCCTCCTCGTCGCCTCAGTGGTGATCTTCGCCCTGATGAGCCTGCTGCCGGGCAATGCGGCACAGGTGGCGCTGGGAACGAACGCCACCCCGGAGGCAGTGGCGTCGCTCGAAGCCCAATACGGGCTTGATCGGCCACCTGTCATCCGGTACTTCGACTGGATGGGAGGAATGCTCACCGGAGACTTCGGCACCTCCTACGTCACCGGTGCCGAGATCACTCCCGTCATCGTCGACAGCGTCCAGGTCACGGCGATCCTCGTCATCGCCGCCATCGCCGTGTCCATCCTCATCGCCGTGCCCCTGGGCACCTTCGCCGCCCTCGAGCAGCGCAACTGGATCGGCGTGACGATCTCGGCCATCAGCCAGGTCGGCATCGCGATCCCGAACTTCCTGGCCGCGATCATCCTCGTCATCATCTTCTCCTTGACTCTCGGATGGTTCCCGTCCCAAGGCTGGATGGCTCCGATCGAGGGCCTCGGGGGCTTCCTGCTCCGCCTCGTCCTGCCGGTCGTGTCGCTGGCGCTCGTGCAGGCTGCGATCCTCACCCGCTACGTCCGATCCGCCGTGCTCGATGTGATGCGGGAGGACTATATCCGCACCGCCCGCGCCAAGGGACTGACCAAGACGAAGGCACTGTTCGCGCACGGACTGCGCAATGCAGCGATCCCCGTCATCACCGTCGCCGGTGTCCAGCTGGCCACCTTGCTGGTCGGAGCTGTGATCATCGAACAGATCTTCGTTCTGCCCGGAATCGGCTCCGAGCTCGTTCGCGCCGTCGCCAACCGCGACCTCGTGGCGGTGCAGGGCATCGTCATGGTCCTCGTCCTACTCGTGCTCATCATCAACCTCATCGTCGACATCCTCGTGCCCGTCGTCGACCCCCGGATCAGGAACGCCGCATGA
- a CDS encoding ABC transporter permease, with amino-acid sequence MIIGACLVVLIVGLALISFVWTPYDPTTIDPAARLQSGSLTHPFGTDTFGRDTLTWVMVGARITLLVGVVAVGIALLIGTPIGIISAFFAKQPWGMWIDAVIMRANDILLAFPALLLAIIFAAVYSPGTGPAMVAVGIAAIPGFARVARSGTLQVLGSEYVRAARASNRRIPAIAVVHVLPNIAGMVIVQASVAFAISVLAEAGLSFLGLGTQAPTPSWGRMLQESQQYLSTHPELALWPGVFIALAVLGFNLLGDGLRDRFDPKMEARGA; translated from the coding sequence ATGATCATCGGTGCATGCCTCGTCGTGCTCATCGTCGGACTCGCCCTTATCTCCTTCGTGTGGACCCCGTACGACCCGACCACGATCGACCCCGCCGCCCGTTTGCAGAGCGGCAGCCTCACCCACCCGTTCGGCACCGACACCTTCGGACGGGACACGCTGACCTGGGTGATGGTCGGGGCACGGATCACGCTGCTCGTCGGGGTCGTCGCCGTCGGCATCGCACTGCTCATCGGCACCCCGATCGGAATCATCTCCGCCTTCTTCGCGAAACAGCCGTGGGGAATGTGGATCGACGCGGTGATCATGCGGGCCAACGACATCCTGCTGGCCTTCCCCGCGCTGCTGCTGGCGATCATCTTCGCCGCCGTCTACTCACCGGGGACGGGACCGGCGATGGTCGCCGTCGGCATCGCCGCGATCCCCGGGTTCGCCCGCGTCGCACGATCCGGGACGCTGCAGGTGCTGGGCTCCGAATACGTGCGCGCCGCGCGGGCCTCGAACCGTCGGATTCCGGCCATCGCCGTCGTCCACGTGCTGCCGAACATCGCCGGAATGGTCATCGTCCAGGCGTCCGTGGCGTTCGCGATCTCCGTCCTCGCCGAGGCGGGGCTGTCCTTCCTCGGACTCGGCACCCAGGCCCCGACTCCGTCGTGGGGCCGGATGCTGCAGGAGTCCCAGCAGTACCTGTCCACCCACCCCGAGCTCGCTCTGTGGCCGGGAGTGTTCATTGCACTCGCGGTGCTCGGATTCAATCTCTTGGGCGATGGGCTGCGCGACCGGTTCGACCCGAAGATGGAGGCGCGAGGTGCCTGA
- a CDS encoding dipeptide ABC transporter ATP-binding protein, producing the protein MGCATGSTRRWRREVPENLLEVRDLTITPAGADAPVLHDVSLSLASGERVGLIGESGSGKSLTAQSVMGLLPEELHARGQVHLQGHSGNLLEANEKTLAGLRSDIVSMVFQEPMSALNPLMRIGDQIAEVLRLHGKAPRGQIPTRVRELLRDVHMPDPDSARFAYPHQLSGGQRQRVMLAIALANSPRLLICDEPTTALDVTVQKHMLDLIAERVSAVEAGLLFITHDLAVVAGVCDRVIVMYRGRIVESGSVDEIFTAPKHEYTRGLLASSDLEATDDRGRLFTLKTALAYSGPQIGEAETSADVGESGDDGVGAASAKDDHRTASAWDGVRAASVRESAPLIEVSDVTRVFRGRGLFGRRRSDVTALGGIDFSVAAGARLGIVGESGSGKSTLLNILSGLDRPTTGHVRVGDIRVEAASSQALRRLRENLQIVFQDPFASLDPRMRIADIVAEPLIAAGVDKDERAARVEEMIAAVDLDQESLRRYPHQFSGGQRQRISIARALVTRPQILVADEPVSALDVSVRAQVLNLLTDLVDEYALTLLFVSHDLGVVKHLCSEVIVMRAGQIVESGATEDIYANPQEEYTRRLIAATPSLAEALAAG; encoded by the coding sequence ATGGGCTGCGCGACCGGTTCGACCCGAAGATGGAGGCGCGAGGTGCCTGAGAATCTGCTCGAGGTCCGTGACCTCACCATCACCCCTGCCGGAGCGGACGCTCCGGTGCTCCACGATGTCAGCCTCAGCCTGGCGTCGGGTGAGCGGGTCGGACTCATCGGCGAATCCGGGTCGGGGAAATCGCTGACCGCCCAATCCGTGATGGGTCTGCTGCCCGAAGAGCTGCACGCCCGCGGCCAGGTGCACCTGCAGGGGCATTCCGGGAACCTGCTCGAGGCGAACGAGAAGACCCTGGCCGGGCTGCGCTCGGACATCGTGTCCATGGTGTTCCAGGAACCCATGAGCGCCCTCAACCCGCTCATGCGCATCGGCGACCAGATCGCCGAAGTGCTGCGCCTCCACGGCAAGGCGCCGCGAGGGCAGATTCCGACACGTGTGCGCGAACTGCTCCGCGACGTCCACATGCCCGACCCCGACAGCGCCCGGTTCGCCTACCCGCACCAGCTGTCGGGCGGGCAGCGGCAGCGCGTCATGCTCGCGATCGCTCTGGCCAATTCACCGAGGCTGCTCATCTGCGACGAGCCCACCACCGCCCTCGACGTCACCGTGCAGAAGCATATGCTCGACCTCATCGCCGAGAGGGTCTCGGCGGTGGAGGCTGGGCTGCTGTTCATCACTCACGACCTCGCGGTCGTCGCCGGAGTCTGCGATCGGGTCATCGTCATGTACCGCGGTCGCATCGTCGAGTCCGGCAGCGTCGACGAGATCTTCACCGCACCCAAGCACGAGTACACGCGAGGGCTCCTGGCATCCTCGGATCTCGAAGCCACCGACGACCGCGGCCGACTCTTCACGCTCAAGACCGCGCTCGCCTACTCGGGGCCGCAGATCGGCGAAGCAGAGACCTCGGCCGACGTGGGGGAGTCGGGGGATGACGGCGTCGGGGCCGCCTCGGCGAAGGATGACCACCGAACCGCCTCGGCATGGGACGGCGTCAGGGCCGCCTCGGTGAGGGAATCGGCACCGCTCATCGAAGTCTCGGACGTCACCCGGGTCTTCCGCGGACGCGGACTCTTCGGCCGCAGACGATCGGACGTCACCGCCCTGGGCGGGATCGACTTCAGCGTCGCAGCCGGAGCCCGCCTGGGCATCGTGGGGGAGTCGGGATCGGGGAAGTCGACGCTGCTGAACATCCTCTCCGGCCTCGACCGACCGACCACCGGGCATGTGCGCGTCGGCGACATCCGGGTCGAAGCCGCGAGCTCACAGGCTCTGCGCCGCCTGCGCGAGAACCTGCAGATCGTGTTCCAGGATCCGTTCGCCTCGCTCGACCCGCGGATGCGCATCGCCGACATCGTCGCCGAACCGCTCATCGCCGCCGGAGTCGACAAGGACGAACGCGCAGCACGGGTCGAGGAGATGATCGCCGCCGTCGACCTCGACCAGGAGTCCCTGCGCCGGTACCCGCATCAGTTCTCCGGCGGGCAGCGACAGCGCATCTCGATCGCCCGGGCCCTCGTGACCAGGCCGCAGATCCTCGTCGCCGACGAACCGGTCTCCGCCCTCGACGTCTCGGTGCGTGCGCAGGTCCTCAACCTGCTCACCGACCTCGTCGACGAGTACGCGCTGACTCTCCTCTTCGTCTCCCACGACCTCGGCGTCGTCAAACACCTGTGCTCCGAGGTCATCGTCATGAGAGCCGGACAGATCGTCGAATCGGGTGCGACGGAGGACATCTACGCTAACCCGCAGGAGGAGTACACGCGGCGCCTCATCGCCGCCACCCCGAGCCTGGCCGAAGCGCTCGCGGCCGGATAG